The Synechocystis sp. PCC 6714 genome includes the window CTGAAATTACTGAAATAAACTCTCCCCGCCGCCACCAAAAAGGCTCCTCCACCGTATTCATGAACTTTGGTTCGCACATTGAAGGGGGCGGGAGTCACATCCCGCACAGTGCCATCGGGTTGCCTGTGAACTAGGACATTCCGTCCTTTCTCCATTGCCCTGGCCTCTAGCCAAAAGACCTCTTGGCCATCATTCTGCACTGCTCCCAAACCAATACTGCCCGCCAGCAAAGCATCAGCCGTAATTGGCGATCGCCAAGAACCGTAGGGGGCGGTCTGTTTAGTGGTCATGGAAGTCACAGAGAAGGGGAACTAGTTACCCTTTCAGGATACAGAAGCTGGCACCAACTTTTCCTGTTCACTCCAGAACCATTTAATGGTTTTGGCTAAGCCCTGATCCAAACTGGTTAATTGTAAACCCGGCATTAGGCTCTGGAGTTTTTTCACTCCCAAACATTTAGACTTAGCCCCTACGTAACGGCTGGTATCAAATTCAATCAGGTGGAAATCGTAGCCCACTTCCTGGCAAATTAATTCCGCAAAGCGACGAATGGTAAATTCTTCCCCCGCTCCAATATTGACCAAATTGTTATCCACTGTGGCAGCTAATTCCAAGGCAATGTGGGCAAAATCCTCCACAAAAACTAATTCCCGTTGTTGATAACCATCTCCCCAGAGGGTGACCGTTTCGCCGTAAAGTTTGCCCCGAATAATCTTGCGGATCAGGTCAAAAATGAAATGCATCTGCCGTCCGTCCGTGTGGTAGCCGGGGCCATAGAGGGTGGAAGGAACTAGACAGAGATATTTCAGCCCATACTGTTTGTGCAATGCCAACGCCCCCGCATAGAGCATTCTTTTAGTCATGGCGTAGGTGAACAAACTATCAATGGGTAAACCAGTAAGATAGTATTCTTCTTCTAGGGGTAAATGGGGATCATAGGCGCAACTGGTACCCATAAAAATTAACTTTGCTTGGGGTTGTTGACCGTGCCACCAATCAAGCACATTAGTATTTAGCTTTTGGTTGATCAGCCACTGTTCCCCCGGATGGGATAGACAAAAATCCCCCGCTTGGGTCCAGGCAGCCAGGTGATAAATTTGGTCGAAACTGCCTTTAGCAAATTGATGCAGAGAACCGGCTTGGGTCAGGTCACAGTTGCGGGAATTGATTTTGGTTAGTTCGTGGCCCTGGGCCTCGAGTTGATTGCAAAGGGTTGTGCCCAAAAATCCCGTACCACCGGTGACCAAAATTTTCATCCGCTTACCTTGAAAAATTCTAAAAATTATTCCGTCCCACCATCATACAAGGGCAGGTGAAGCCTGTTAGAACTGAGGGCTTTACTCTAGCTTCCATAGCGGCTGGAGAAATCGACAATCAATAAAGCGCCACTATTGTCATTATTCCTTAGCAATCTCAACGGCGATCGCCCCCGAATAGGTAGACGGGCCAGCATTAAGCTTTTGCCTCAACTATTGCGGCGAACCAAAAAACAGGGTAAATTCTCCTGCTTGTCCCCGCTTTTGTAAATTGGCTAAAGCTAGTCTGCTTTGGGCATCTTGGTCGAGCAATAAATAATTTCCTTCCTTAGCCTTGGTATGCAACTGATTATCGTCCACCGCAATCACCTGGCGATCGCCGTAGAAATCTAAACTGGGACGACTATAGGCAAAGGAAGTATAAACCAGGGTATTGACAGGAATGCTTTTTTTGATTAACTCCCCCACGGGTTTGACTGCAAAAGCTTCGTTCACTTCCCAGTTCCAGAGGGGACTGGAGAAAAGAAATAGAAGGGCTACATAGAGCCCCACCACTAGGGTTTTGGCAAATTTAGGGGAAGATTGCAAATATTGCTTGGCACTCCAACCTATGCCAATAAATAGCACCACCCCCATGATGATAATCACCGGTTTTTGCTCGATGAAACCAGCGTATAATCCTCCCACCAGACCCACCACAGCAGTGAGGGCAAGTAGATAACCAATTAGCCTAGGATAACGTTGGCGACCTTCTAAATCTGCTAAATAATATCCCCCCATCAGAGCGAAAAAAGGGTAACAAGGGAGTACATACCAGGGCAATTTAGTGCCCATGACGGAAATAATCAGCAAAAAGCCGAAGCCAAAGGTGATGGCAACCTTAGCCCAGTCCTGTCGCCATTGTTTTATGGTCATTACCATGGCGGGAATTAGGAAAAATAGCCAAGGCGCAGTGTATTTGGTAATTTCTAGCAGGTAATACCAAGGGGGCCCCGTATTGCCTTCTAATTCCTTGGTAACTCGCTCAAAACTG containing:
- a CDS encoding NAD-dependent epimerase/dehydratase family protein, producing MKILVTGGTGFLGTTLCNQLEAQGHELTKINSRNCDLTQAGSLHQFAKGSFDQIYHLAAWTQAGDFCLSHPGEQWLINQKLNTNVLDWWHGQQPQAKLIFMGTSCAYDPHLPLEEEYYLTGLPIDSLFTYAMTKRMLYAGALALHKQYGLKYLCLVPSTLYGPGYHTDGRQMHFIFDLIRKIIRGKLYGETVTLWGDGYQQRELVFVEDFAHIALELAATVDNNLVNIGAGEEFTIRRFAELICQEVGYDFHLIEFDTSRYVGAKSKCLGVKKLQSLMPGLQLTSLDQGLAKTIKWFWSEQEKLVPASVS
- a CDS encoding glycosyltransferase family 39 protein, with translation MNFFSLNSDRKYLLLLTGVALILAIAGLGNVPLRDFDEGYYATTAQDTYLRGDWRFPTYLGQPFLSKPPLITWLVMGSYHLLGINEFSSRLPLALGSALAVPLLYLVGKEIFSAPKAALWSSSILLTLLPTARLGRLTMLDGVINTCLLWSILCLLKGRKNPHWLGGIGIGLGLIALAKGLLVLALGLLLGILIFWLGEGRIFQRWQFWFGLLIGFGPVLWWYQLQFAQYGETFWQIHFEFHSFERVTKELEGNTGPPWYYLLEITKYTAPWLFFLIPAMVMTIKQWRQDWAKVAITFGFGFLLIISVMGTKLPWYVLPCYPFFALMGGYYLADLEGRQRYPRLIGYLLALTAVVGLVGGLYAGFIEQKPVIIIMGVVLFIGIGWSAKQYLQSSPKFAKTLVVGLYVALLFLFSSPLWNWEVNEAFAVKPVGELIKKSIPVNTLVYTSFAYSRPSLDFYGDRQVIAVDDNQLHTKAKEGNYLLLDQDAQSRLALANLQKRGQAGEFTLFFGSPQ